The following proteins are co-located in the Tetrapisispora phaffii CBS 4417 chromosome 4, complete genome genome:
- the TPHA0D01130 gene encoding uncharacterized protein (similar to Saccharomyces cerevisiae WTM2 (YOR229W) and UME1 (YPL139C); ancestral locus Anc_8.651) yields the protein MDNTSINKVKNEEFKIWKKTVPSLYNHITTRKPIYLSPQVNHSVNNFSKIKKTICFTDKVIPQKDSGILETSVLYSQGYEVFELGFELPLGAYAKSSERITDPKFNCDDKTTTTPLSAKWSYQGETISKLEYLNVGETTAIAMANTGSLAWFKDGLKVPIHAMQEIIGPGTSLSSIHSAKGGPSDINDFSISLDDETIIKTQSLSDNGSIIKLIDNAAKPGTVLRSINVSKECITHTIKYIDNNMFVTCSSDNIIRFWDTRGDDKPMFVLQDSKDGLLTSLDTTPLIDSLFITGSDTGVIKLWDVRQVLAETNDLSYRQHGEDPVHQELFRFTQSGDDGVSDVHFSKTSLEDFLTVGSSGNVYTWSLSPVLSGAEEAKDQDAMDVDTLNIDSLKFFHAGGNRNKKVDKSATSKRNTVAWHPVINDVVTTVEDDGLVTVYKPYLGRDFDDKE from the coding sequence atgGATAACACTAGCATCAATAAAGTTAAGAACGAAGAGTTCAAGATATGGAAGAAGACTGTTCCTTCTCTTTACAATCATATTACAACAAGAAAGCCTATTTATTTGTCTCCGCAAGTAAATCACTCTGTTAACAATTTTAGTAAGATTAAGAAGACAATATGTTTTACTGATAAAGTTATTCCACAAAAGGATTCAGGAATTTTAGAAACTTCAGTATTGTACAGTCAAGGATATGAAGTCTTTGAACTTGGTTTCGAGTTACCATTAGGAGCTTATGCCAAGAGTTCAGAAAGAATAACTGATccaaaattcaattgtgATGATAAAACTACGACAACCCCTTTGTCCGCCAAATGGTCGTATCAAGGTGAAACTATTTCCAAATTAGAGTATCTTAATGTTGGCGAAACTACCGCTATTGCTATGGCAAATACAGGTTCGTTAGCATGGTTTAAAGATGGTTTGAAAGTGCCAATACATGCTATGCAAGAAATCATTGGTCCTGGTACCAGTTTGTCGAGCATTCATTCCGCTAAGGGTGGTCCATCGgatattaatgatttctCTATTTCCTTAGATGATGAAACTATCATTAAGACTCAATCTCTCTCGGATAATGGTAgcattataaaattaatcGATAATGCTGCTAAACCTGGTACTGTTTTGCGTTCTATTAATGTTTCGAAAGAATGCATCACTCACACGATTAAGTACATTGATAATAACATGTTTGTTACATGCTCTagtgataatattattaggTTTTGGGATACCAGAGGAGATGACAAACCGATGTTTGTTTTACAGGACTCGAAGGATGGTTTATTAACTTCTCTCGACACCACACCTTTGATTGACTCCCTTTTCATAACTGGTTCTGATACCGGTGTTATTAAGCTATGGGATGTTAGACAAGTTTTGGCTGAGACTAATGATCTATCCTATAGACAACATGGAGAAGATCCGGTTCATCAAGAATTATTCAGATTTACTCAATCGGGTGACGATGGTGTCTCTGATGtccatttttcaaagacCTCATTGGAGGACTTTTTAACAGTTGGTTCTTCCGGAAACGTGTACACATGGAGTTTATCTCCAGTACTTTCCGGTGCTGAGGAAGCAAAGGATCAAGATGCCATGGATGTTGACACACTGAATATAGATTCTTTGAAGTTCTTCCATGCAGGTGGTAATAGAAATAAGAAGGTTGATAAATCTGCGACTTCTAAAAGAAACACAGTTGCTTGGCATCCAGTGATAAACGACGTTGTCACCACTGTTGAAGATGACGGTTTGGTAACAGTATATAAACCATATTTAGGTAGAGATTTTGATGACAAGGAATA
- the MCP1 gene encoding Mcp1p (similar to Saccharomyces cerevisiae YOR228C; ancestral locus Anc_8.649), translated as MIQQSDLKEVSPQPIANEGELPDDIVKDNSKKKKWLDFMQFSNSQINIFTVLRYVQKTSVYPLAVYFPLHSINTFIVPAISPNYTPNEVLMMVREVLPSPELTTKMLVMSALVHTGSGFLIRVLNLWRNRKHPKQENTETFIHENSQDNSQKTIGLVGGVSGFLLGLKKRFSIPPQVVSGYVLNTALAFHLLIMKFGPSLANIDIDFGYVKWILQNNEKTTKWVFGIVPLATLITSGTYHILAGSCQYLNFKSLSSRRKWSDLITIMTVFGGVSLIRLSTATSDIFGSRNYNAIFSALHLK; from the coding sequence ATGATTCAACAGAGTGACTTAAAAGAAGTTTCCCCTCAACCTATCGCAAATGAAGGTGAGCTACCTGATGATATAGTAAAAGACAATAgtaagaagaagaaatggTTGGATTTTATGCAGTTTTCTAATTCccaaattaatatattcacaGTTTTAAGGTATGTACAAAAAACATCAGTGTATCCCTTAGCCGTGTATTTCCCATTACATTCTATCAACACATTTATTGTTCCTGCTATTTCTCCAAATTATACACCAAATGAAGTTTTAATGATGGTTAGAGAGGTTTTACCATCTCCAGAACTTACTACCAAAATGTTAGTAATGTCAGCTTTAGTTCACACAGGCTCTGGATTTTTAATTAGGGTTTTAAATCTTTGGAGAAATAGAAAACATCCAAAACAAGAAAACACAGAAACGTTTATACATGAGAATTCACAAGATAATTCACAAAAGACTATTGGATTAGTAGGTGGTGTAAGTGGATTTCTGCTTGGATTGAAAAAGAGATTTAGTATCCCACCGCAGGTTGTATCTGGTTACGTTCTAAATACTGCTTTGGCgtttcatttattaataatgaaatttggACCATCATTAGCAAATATTGATATCGATTTTGGTTATGTTAAATGgatattacaaaataacGAAAAAACAACCAAGTGGGTTTTTGGTATAGTTCCACTAGCGACTTTGATCACTTCAGGTACCTACCATATTTTGGCAGGATCTTGTCAATACCTgaattttaaaagtttatCAAGCAGAAGAAAATGGTCAGAtttaattacaataatgACAGTTTTTGGTGGTGTTTCCTTAATAAGGTTGTCGACTGCCACTTCTGATATATTTGGATCAAGAAATTACAATGCAATTTTTAGTGCCTTACACctaaaataa
- the SPP1 gene encoding Spp1p (similar to Saccharomyces cerevisiae SPP1 (YPL138C); ancestral locus Anc_8.650), protein MDYVPLPSWCKAYSDVKLDKETNEELFCICKKPDNGDLMVGCDGCDDWFHFSCVKIPLQYRELIAAFYCPYCQAGITGKSVEQPWGNHPIPKTMWKRKCRVESCFSPCKESSKYCSEAHGQEYIKNLVNRVQLMQTNGTVLDKEVVLTQLVELSENDREKFKAYGTEGFIYQDVNKELNPELHSSLIENDSQLKDLESQISQIKEKTLPKIEKKIQILDEYIQWFKEVINAISGLGGSEQNQDNGTGASKKKKKSSKTPNTVKRICGYTSDLTNHPTLEEFVAAYNPEEKYNFDICSNQRCQKHHDWAKMFGERYEQEKRSIEAFNERLALLIQMRKNNYIFNITREH, encoded by the coding sequence ATGGACTACGTACCATTGCCTAGTTGGTGTAAAGCATACTCTGATGTTAAGCTGGATAAAGAAACGAATGAAGAGTTATTTTGCATTTGTAAGAAGCCAGATAATGGTGATTTGATGGTTGGATGTGATGGATGTGATGATTGGTTTCATTTCAGCTGTGTGAAAATTCCTCTCCAATATAGAGAACTGATTGCAGCTTTCTATTGTCCATATTGCCAAGCAGGTATAACTGGTAAATCGGTTGAACAACCATGGGGAAACCATCCTATACCTAAAACAATGTGGAAACGTAAATGTAGAGTTGAAAGTTGCTTTTCACCTTGTAAAGAGAGCAGTAAATACTGCAGTGAAGCACATGGCcaagaatatattaagaATTTAGTAAATCGAGTACAATTAATGCAAACTAACGGTACAGTGTTGGATAAAGAAGTAGTACTTACGCAGTTAGTGGAGTTGTCTGAAAATGATAGAGAAAAGTTTAAAGCATATGGGACAGAGGGTTTCATATACCAAGATGTTAATAAAGAACTGAACCCTGAGTTACATAGCAGtttgattgaaaatgattctCAGCTGAAGGATTTAGAATCACAAATATCCCAAATCAAAGAGAAGACATTaccaaaaattgaaaaaaagatCCAAATATTGGatgaatatattcaatGGTTTAAAGAAGTGATTAATGCTATCTCTGGACTCGGTGGTTCTGAACAAAACCAAGACAATGGGACAGGTGCTTcgaagaaaaagaagaaatcaTCAAAAACTCCAAATACAGTTAAACGTATATGTGGGTATACATCAGACCTGACCAACCATCCTACACTAGAAGAGTTTGTTGCAGCTTATAATCCAGAAGAAAAGTATAACTTTGATATATGTAGTAATCAAAGATGTCAAAAGCACCATGATTGGGCAAAAATGTTTGGGGAAAGATatgaacaagaaaaaagaagCATAGAAGCTTTCAATGAGAGATTAGCTTTATTAATACAAATGAGGAAAAACAATTacatattcaatattacGAGAGAACATTGA